The Corynebacterium qintianiae genome has a window encoding:
- a CDS encoding CHAT domain-containing protein — protein MSASQIARELERAQKAKTEAEKKTGEYRTLESQKRMAAEKALESAGKTTSDSTRRMRISEHGRRLKEAQDAGKKATQWQKKASDAAKKVSDLTTRLTKAQSDEAAKAEKKRAAEHEKAMAELKREQAALKARVVETGNSVVALEQRLPAPIAEKLRILVLTSDPKGTLPGERGLRLGREQKRISQAVKSATHRDWVEFDFRTAATPEDLLDGLTEFSPHVLHFSGHSNEEIILFEEDQDGSNPGRAISPTTLSRALAAVDNPPSLVVLNSCKSAGQLDTLTKWGIPFVVGMLDSIGDTDAIVFSARFYATIANGQSLASAVATGQVALEMAGLPGSELPVLAHAGDVDPSNLFLVKSPEGEIGNQS, from the coding sequence ATGAGTGCTAGTCAAATTGCTCGTGAACTGGAGCGAGCGCAGAAAGCCAAGACAGAAGCAGAAAAGAAGACGGGGGAGTATCGCACCCTGGAGTCGCAGAAGAGGATGGCAGCCGAAAAGGCCCTTGAGTCCGCGGGGAAGACGACGAGTGACTCCACTCGTCGGATGAGAATCTCAGAGCACGGCCGGCGCCTCAAGGAAGCGCAGGATGCAGGAAAGAAGGCTACACAGTGGCAAAAGAAGGCGTCAGATGCCGCCAAAAAGGTAAGTGATCTGACCACTAGATTGACGAAGGCTCAGTCGGACGAAGCGGCCAAAGCCGAGAAAAAGCGTGCAGCTGAACATGAAAAGGCGATGGCTGAGCTAAAGCGCGAGCAGGCTGCGCTAAAGGCGCGGGTCGTTGAGACCGGAAACTCGGTGGTTGCTCTGGAACAGAGACTGCCGGCCCCTATCGCCGAAAAGCTACGAATTCTTGTCCTTACTTCGGACCCGAAGGGGACGCTACCCGGCGAGAGAGGCCTACGGCTCGGAAGAGAGCAAAAGCGGATCAGCCAGGCGGTAAAGTCTGCGACCCATCGAGATTGGGTGGAGTTCGATTTTCGTACGGCAGCAACACCCGAAGACCTTCTCGACGGGTTGACCGAATTCTCACCTCACGTACTGCATTTCTCGGGCCATAGCAACGAGGAAATTATTCTATTTGAGGAGGACCAGGATGGCTCTAACCCTGGACGAGCCATCTCACCGACAACGCTTTCCAGAGCGCTCGCTGCGGTGGATAATCCACCTTCCCTGGTCGTGCTCAACTCCTGCAAGTCCGCCGGACAGCTGGACACTCTCACTAAATGGGGAATTCCGTTTGTCGTTGGGATGCTGGACTCAATTGGGGATACAGACGCTATCGTATTTTCAGCCCGTTTCTACGCCACGATAGCCAACGGACAGTCTTTGGCTTCTGCGGTGGCCACGGGACAGGTCGCTCTAGAAATGGCAGGTCTTCCGGGCAGTGAGCTACCTGTTCTCGCGCATGCTGGGGACGTAGACCCGTCAAATCTGTTTCTGGTGAAGTCCCCGGAAGGTGAAATAGGCAATCAGTCCTGA
- the istA gene encoding IS21 family transposase yields the protein MEDWAKIRYLCRQGLSIRKIAAEVGCSKKTVERALASDAPPVYKKRASTENSFTPFESRVRALLEQTPTLPATVIAQRVGWCGSITWFRDNVRRIRPDYQQADPVDTLIHRPGEQIQCDLTFPAGGIPDGTGQKVAFPVLVMVASYSRFMAARVLPTRTTADLVAGMWALLSTSFQAVPEQLLWDRETGIGQKALTQPVLSFAGILGTRIQQAPPRDPETKGVVERANGYLKSSFFPGRDFTCPADAQRQLDEWITEVANQRIHATTRKIPAVAWTADKAHMAALPPYPPQIDVLRQVRLPRNYYVAVDANHYSVDPRMINRIVTVHAGLEQVVVRAPDGTIVARHERVWGTHQTITDPMHAATAKQMRRQLATPPVSPQELEVEQADLNIYDRLTELEVES from the coding sequence GTGGAGGATTGGGCCAAGATCAGGTATCTGTGTCGGCAGGGCCTGTCGATCAGGAAAATCGCGGCTGAAGTTGGCTGCTCGAAAAAGACGGTGGAAAGGGCGTTGGCCTCAGATGCGCCGCCTGTGTACAAGAAGCGTGCAAGCACCGAAAACAGCTTCACCCCGTTTGAATCGCGGGTGCGTGCCCTGCTGGAGCAGACCCCGACGTTGCCTGCCACTGTGATCGCGCAGCGTGTGGGGTGGTGTGGGTCGATCACATGGTTTCGCGATAATGTGCGCCGCATCCGCCCCGACTACCAGCAGGCGGACCCGGTGGACACGCTGATTCACCGCCCTGGTGAGCAAATCCAGTGTGATCTGACTTTCCCCGCTGGCGGGATTCCCGACGGGACCGGGCAGAAAGTGGCGTTTCCGGTGCTGGTGATGGTGGCGTCGTATTCGAGGTTCATGGCCGCGCGTGTGCTGCCGACACGCACGACCGCAGATCTTGTTGCAGGGATGTGGGCATTGTTGTCGACATCGTTTCAGGCCGTACCTGAGCAGTTGTTGTGGGACCGAGAGACTGGAATTGGGCAAAAGGCGCTCACCCAGCCGGTGCTGTCTTTTGCTGGCATTTTGGGCACCAGGATTCAGCAGGCTCCACCTCGTGATCCGGAAACTAAAGGCGTGGTGGAGCGGGCCAACGGGTATCTGAAGTCCTCGTTTTTCCCCGGCCGCGATTTCACGTGCCCAGCAGATGCCCAACGCCAGCTCGACGAGTGGATTACTGAGGTGGCTAACCAGCGTATCCACGCGACCACAAGGAAAATTCCGGCGGTGGCTTGGACAGCCGACAAGGCGCACATGGCCGCTTTGCCGCCGTATCCCCCGCAGATCGATGTGCTACGACAGGTGCGGCTGCCACGTAACTACTACGTCGCCGTCGACGCCAACCACTATTCAGTGGATCCGCGAATGATCAACCGAATTGTCACCGTCCACGCTGGCTTGGAGCAGGTGGTCGTGCGCGCCCCGGACGGGACGATCGTCGCCCGCCACGAACGGGTGTGGGGCACACATCAGACAATCACTGACCCGATGCACGCCGCCACTGCGAAGCAGATGCGCCGCCAACTGGCCACGCCACCTGTTTCGCCGCAGGAGCTCGAGGTCGAACAGGCAGACCTGAACATTTACGACCGGCTGACCGAACTGGAGGTAGAGTCATGA
- the istB gene encoding IS21-like element helper ATPase IstB, which yields MTRPQHTTIDSELAYLARALKAPRIGSDYATIAEKARQASWTYEEYLAAVLSVEASARAESGAAGRIKRAGFPQIKTIDEFDFSTQPALDRARIARLETGGWITEAANVIFLGPPGTGKTHLATGLGVIAARQGYRVAFDTAAGWITRLTQAHSTGGLTTLLTKLNRYHLLIIDEVGYVPIEAEAANLFFQLVSNRYERGSLIMTSNLPFSRWGECFGDVTVAAAMIDRIVHHAEIFTHTGTSYRIAGRESVLPSITAERQAE from the coding sequence ATGACCCGTCCACAACACACCACAATCGACTCCGAACTGGCGTATCTGGCCAGGGCGCTGAAGGCCCCGCGAATCGGATCAGACTATGCGACCATCGCCGAGAAGGCACGCCAAGCGTCGTGGACCTACGAGGAATACTTGGCAGCGGTGCTGTCGGTCGAAGCGTCGGCCCGGGCGGAATCCGGCGCCGCAGGCCGGATAAAAAGGGCGGGCTTTCCCCAGATTAAAACGATTGACGAGTTCGACTTTTCCACCCAGCCCGCACTCGACCGGGCCCGTATCGCCCGGTTGGAAACCGGCGGATGGATCACCGAGGCCGCAAACGTCATCTTCCTCGGCCCGCCGGGCACCGGCAAAACGCACCTGGCAACTGGGTTAGGGGTCATCGCAGCCCGGCAAGGCTACCGGGTCGCTTTCGACACCGCCGCCGGATGGATCACCCGCCTGACCCAAGCCCACAGTACAGGCGGGCTGACAACATTGTTGACCAAACTCAACCGCTACCACCTGCTCATCATCGACGAGGTGGGCTACGTCCCGATCGAGGCAGAAGCAGCGAACCTGTTCTTCCAGCTAGTGTCCAACCGATATGAGCGCGGCTCGTTGATCATGACGTCGAACCTGCCGTTTTCCCGCTGGGGCGAATGCTTCGGTGACGTCACCGTCGCCGCCGCGATGATTGATCGCATCGTCCATCACGCGGAAATCTTCACGCACACAGGCACCAGCTACCGAATCGCCGGCCGAGAAAGTGTCCTACCGTCGATCACCGCTGAACGTCAGGCAGAATAA
- a CDS encoding abortive infection family protein — translation MENRIVPKSIERIVELIESQANILTTTGTGGGTFDDFEASYKKQDRELRSALNSLGMRPPFPWRSLWEWHGYYKQNLPTYAERRTCILDLRNKAEDQLENLATSSGVSSPEPSFTSAVVRLSLQEAERQIGQGHPLSAVDRVHTAIHGHLRLLCGEEGITFANDASVTALMKLLRKYHPALTTSSPYGGEIGKVLNAMSSILNELNTIRNNGSMAHPNENLLGEAEAMLAVNAGRTILGYLDAKLSAPVAEPFTN, via the coding sequence ATGGAGAACCGTATTGTGCCAAAAAGCATTGAACGCATTGTCGAACTCATAGAATCGCAGGCAAATATTCTCACCACTACGGGCACGGGTGGAGGTACATTTGATGATTTTGAAGCCTCCTACAAAAAGCAAGATCGGGAACTTCGTTCAGCTCTGAATTCGTTAGGCATGCGCCCACCATTTCCCTGGCGTTCCCTTTGGGAGTGGCATGGATATTACAAGCAAAACCTACCTACGTATGCCGAGCGACGTACGTGTATCCTTGACCTGCGCAATAAGGCCGAAGATCAGCTGGAGAACCTTGCGACCTCTTCGGGAGTTAGCTCTCCGGAACCAAGCTTTACGAGCGCGGTAGTTCGCCTCTCTCTTCAGGAGGCAGAACGCCAGATAGGTCAAGGTCACCCGCTCTCTGCTGTTGATCGAGTCCATACCGCCATTCACGGACACCTACGATTGCTTTGCGGAGAAGAAGGCATTACTTTTGCCAACGACGCCTCTGTTACGGCGTTGATGAAACTGCTTCGTAAGTACCATCCGGCGCTTACGACGTCCAGCCCCTACGGTGGCGAGATTGGAAAAGTTCTTAATGCAATGTCAAGCATCCTCAACGAACTAAATACCATCCGAAACAACGGCAGTATGGCACACCCTAACGAGAACCTTCTAGGCGAAGCAGAAGCAATGCTTGCCGTAAACGCTGGCCGTACGATCCTCGGTTATCTTGATGCAAAGCTGTCCGCCCCAGTAGCGGAACCGTTTACCAACTAA
- a CDS encoding carboxymuconolactone decarboxylase family protein: MENNHRDSRFDDGIKVRREVMGDAFVDAALDRAAGSDGEELQNHVTATVWGSVWTREGLSRRDRSLLNIGMLVALRATEELRGHVCGALTNGLTREEITEAIIHASGYCGAPAALSAMKVAQEVLEAELGPKG, encoded by the coding sequence ATGGAAAATAATCACCGCGACAGCAGGTTCGACGACGGCATCAAGGTACGCCGTGAAGTGATGGGCGACGCGTTTGTCGACGCTGCGCTTGACCGCGCCGCCGGTTCCGATGGCGAGGAGCTGCAAAACCACGTCACCGCAACGGTGTGGGGTTCGGTGTGGACCCGCGAGGGGCTCAGCCGGCGCGACCGCAGCTTGCTCAACATCGGCATGCTCGTCGCCCTGCGCGCTACCGAGGAACTGCGCGGCCACGTCTGCGGAGCGCTGACCAACGGCCTGACCCGGGAAGAAATCACGGAGGCGATTATTCATGCCAGCGGCTACTGCGGGGCTCCCGCTGCCCTGTCGGCGATGAAAGTGGCCCAGGAAGTCCTGGAGGCGGAGCTGGGCCCGAAGGGTTAA
- a CDS encoding metallophosphoesterase family protein, giving the protein MDENSPQHPGLSRRNLLLGGGIAAVTAGAALTGKTATAGAQQQLPAQPTGHPSFPLFFNADGRFKIVQFNDTQDDHLTDRRTIEFMARVLDQEKPGFALINGDVISSGPQNPEQVYQAINNVVLPMEERAIPWAITFGNHDEDSVDDAGTGVHEKQMADFVRTYRHNLNPPAGDRAFGHSDVQLLVRSAANPASAAFAIWLLDSGNYMPAEFQNQAGDDMPHYDYIRPAQIEWYLENSRAAEERFGQKVPGLMYFHIPTYEHRDMWFGGPSKSSAIDHLSAEKKHGIVGEKHEDVYFGSFNSGIYAAVRDRGDVQGIYCGHDHINSFYGDYYGVQLGYCPGTGFAPYGLLDGTRAQHTLRGARVFELNENTERVYESTRLVFAKDLGADMAPAKQPIDAPAAFPVYVTVPGAQPAPTPEPPSQTHGSGEFSSHVSSFFGSSR; this is encoded by the coding sequence ATGGACGAAAACTCGCCTCAGCACCCGGGCCTGTCCCGCCGCAACCTCCTCCTCGGCGGCGGAATCGCTGCTGTGACGGCGGGAGCCGCGTTGACGGGGAAGACCGCAACGGCGGGTGCCCAGCAGCAGCTGCCCGCGCAACCAACCGGCCACCCCTCATTCCCCCTTTTCTTCAACGCCGACGGCCGCTTCAAAATTGTCCAGTTCAACGACACCCAGGACGACCACCTGACTGACCGGCGCACTATTGAATTCATGGCCCGCGTGCTCGACCAGGAAAAACCAGGTTTTGCCCTGATCAACGGCGACGTCATCAGCAGTGGACCGCAAAACCCAGAACAGGTCTACCAGGCGATCAACAACGTGGTCCTGCCGATGGAGGAACGCGCCATCCCGTGGGCCATCACGTTCGGCAACCACGACGAGGATTCTGTCGACGACGCGGGTACCGGCGTGCACGAGAAGCAGATGGCCGATTTCGTGCGCACCTACCGCCACAACCTCAACCCGCCGGCGGGTGACCGCGCCTTCGGTCACTCCGACGTGCAGCTGCTTGTCCGCTCCGCCGCCAACCCAGCGAGCGCGGCGTTCGCGATCTGGCTGCTTGACTCCGGCAACTACATGCCTGCTGAGTTCCAGAACCAGGCCGGTGACGACATGCCGCACTACGATTACATCCGGCCCGCCCAGATCGAGTGGTACCTGGAGAACTCCCGCGCAGCCGAGGAACGCTTCGGCCAAAAGGTGCCGGGTTTGATGTACTTCCACATCCCGACGTACGAGCACCGGGACATGTGGTTCGGGGGGCCGTCGAAAAGCTCGGCGATCGACCATCTGTCCGCTGAAAAGAAGCACGGCATCGTGGGCGAGAAACATGAGGACGTTTACTTCGGTTCCTTCAACTCCGGCATCTACGCCGCGGTGCGCGACCGCGGCGACGTCCAGGGCATCTACTGCGGCCATGACCACATCAACAGCTTTTACGGTGACTACTACGGCGTCCAGCTCGGGTACTGCCCCGGCACCGGCTTCGCGCCTTACGGGCTTCTCGACGGCACCCGCGCCCAGCACACCCTGCGCGGCGCGCGCGTGTTCGAGCTCAACGAAAACACCGAGCGCGTCTACGAGTCGACCCGCCTCGTCTTTGCCAAGGACCTCGGCGCGGACATGGCCCCCGCGAAACAGCCTATCGACGCCCCGGCGGCGTTCCCGGTCTACGTCACCGTCCCCGGTGCTCAACCCGCCCCCACTCCAGAGCCGCCGTCCCAAACGCACGGTTCCGGCGAGTTCTCGTCGCACGTGTCCAGCTTTTTCGGATCGTCGCGCTAG
- a CDS encoding HD domain-containing protein, with amino-acid sequence MTPVSVATSPRLIKAINTAAWAHRDHVRKGTDIPYVSHLFGVMTLVRTVTEDEDVLVASLLHDALEDVPEEYGEEQMRADFGDRVVELVRGVTKDGFLPSWQERADAYLAHLALANEGSVLISVADKLHNLISILSDVEVYGEDLWSRFNSGKERQQWWYASVYELAAARLPGNPLVAALGERLEELRRV; translated from the coding sequence TTGACCCCCGTTTCTGTCGCTACCTCTCCGCGCCTGATCAAGGCAATCAATACTGCCGCCTGGGCCCACCGCGACCACGTGCGCAAAGGCACCGACATCCCCTACGTATCGCACCTGTTCGGGGTGATGACTCTTGTTCGGACAGTAACTGAGGACGAAGATGTTCTCGTCGCCTCACTTCTCCACGACGCGCTCGAGGACGTGCCCGAGGAATACGGGGAGGAGCAGATGCGCGCAGACTTCGGAGACCGAGTGGTTGAGCTGGTCAGGGGTGTGACCAAGGACGGCTTTCTCCCCAGCTGGCAAGAGCGCGCGGACGCCTACCTGGCCCACCTTGCACTCGCTAATGAGGGGAGTGTACTTATCTCGGTCGCGGACAAACTGCATAACCTCATCTCCATTCTCTCCGATGTCGAGGTATACGGGGAGGACCTCTGGTCGCGCTTCAACTCCGGGAAGGAACGGCAGCAATGGTGGTACGCGTCTGTGTACGAGCTCGCTGCGGCGCGTTTGCCGGGTAACCCATTGGTAGCGGCTCTGGGTGAGAGGTTGGAAGAATTGAGACGGGTGTAG
- a CDS encoding pyridoxal-phosphate dependent enzyme has product MHSLNQSGVLSAVGRTPLVELDIAPGSRVWAKLESFNPGGSAKDRTARALVQDAVDRGVISAGSVVVESSSGNLGVSLAREAVVGGWDFHCVVDMRTNGATLAHIRALGATIHEVTEPDPETGDWLAARRTKVAELVEELGAINLDQYSNQAAFTAHSEGTMREIVEQLGHAPDILAVAVSTTGTVGGCIRYIREHELPTRVVAVDAEGSVLFGGERGQRILPGYGAGVVTDLSTRNDPDEIIRVTASDAVAAARKTALTTGFMPGASGGAVAWGVDKLARENPGAEIAAIFHDDGRAYLDTVYNDEWVERNIS; this is encoded by the coding sequence ATGCATTCTCTAAATCAGTCCGGTGTGCTCTCAGCAGTGGGCCGCACGCCGTTGGTCGAGCTCGACATCGCTCCGGGTTCCCGCGTCTGGGCCAAGCTTGAGTCGTTCAACCCCGGGGGCAGCGCGAAGGATCGCACCGCGCGGGCCTTGGTGCAGGACGCTGTCGACCGAGGGGTCATCAGCGCAGGCAGTGTGGTCGTTGAGTCCAGCTCGGGAAACCTCGGTGTCTCCCTCGCCCGCGAGGCGGTCGTTGGCGGGTGGGACTTCCATTGCGTCGTGGACATGCGGACAAACGGTGCGACCCTGGCTCACATAAGGGCACTGGGGGCGACGATCCACGAGGTCACCGAACCGGATCCCGAAACGGGCGACTGGCTCGCGGCACGGCGCACCAAGGTAGCTGAGCTGGTCGAGGAGCTCGGCGCAATCAACCTCGACCAGTACTCCAACCAGGCGGCGTTTACCGCGCATAGCGAAGGGACGATGCGCGAGATCGTCGAGCAACTTGGCCACGCACCGGACATACTCGCCGTCGCGGTAAGCACGACCGGAACTGTCGGCGGGTGCATCCGTTACATTCGAGAGCACGAGCTCCCGACGCGCGTTGTCGCCGTTGACGCCGAGGGCTCCGTCTTGTTCGGCGGCGAGCGCGGTCAGCGCATCCTGCCCGGTTACGGTGCGGGTGTGGTCACAGATCTGTCGACCCGCAACGACCCGGACGAGATCATCCGGGTCACCGCTAGCGACGCGGTCGCCGCGGCGCGGAAGACAGCGCTGACAACAGGGTTCATGCCAGGGGCTTCGGGCGGAGCGGTGGCGTGGGGCGTCGATAAGCTTGCTCGGGAGAATCCGGGCGCGGAGATCGCCGCAATCTTCCACGATGACGGCCGCGCGTACCTGGACACGGTGTACAACGACGAGTGGGTCGAAAGGAACATCTCATGA
- a CDS encoding FAD/NAD(P)-binding protein, which yields MKVAIIGAGPRGLWAAEELMERARQRGARIDLTVFNDGPLDSVSGPGAFQPAVPDEWLLNVPASVIESRLGSFNSWRGAEDAFPSRRTVGEFLVASWRALFENVPYGCSAEFREFAVTELVPDGGGFEVGGTLFHEVLLCTGHAQPSPVQGAIAAYPHTNLDSISRDDVALVRGAALTFIDVTRYAQAKTFYPVTRSGRLMEVKAFPTDESVLAPAFRRLGDAILQSGSYGEFVGALTEAAQAVLEAQCGDGDVTAVINGDDFTGDAAEELRVSLAAAEGRRPWTAALAVGYAFRALYPQIVERASFGGRDTLGGERFYGLTRTLERVAFGPPPETARGLVAAIDSGRVRTDVLGRGGEDLAALAREVGATVIVDSVTASPGVVKGTLVGNLVAAGLAQTYDGSALMVGRDGTVVGQEHLAAAGRMNEGWILGHDTLRRDDHEVIPAWAARVSAAAMGQPERVHGAPPLTARTEKWAEELLADPEACQRLLDNYSSPVNVLDPGPMESNIDELVSAGASRGVEVKVFFARKANKGLVFVDTVRDAGHGVDVASFDELRQVIGRGVPGERIIVSAAIKTDELLRLAIDNGVVISADNRDEYDRIAALAGDKIALVAPRLAPDPDTMPPTRFGERLDDWAAHLAEPRGNVRVVGVHAHLHGYAAADRSAALRECMELTDVLRSAGHAPEFIDIGGGVPMSYLDDAEQWAAYQAAIQTQRAGYAAPFTWKSDPLTTTYPYHQRPTRGEWLEQVLSGGVAEALIERGMRLHLEPGRSLLDGCGIILAQVAFVKTRSDGLPLVGLHMNRTQCRTTSDDYLVDPILVKRTPPGAEVEAYLVGAYCIEDEVILRRRIRFPQGVSAGDIIAIPNTAGYFMHILESASHQIPLAKNVTWPSGELDAIDVR from the coding sequence ATGAAGGTAGCCATCATCGGTGCCGGTCCGCGCGGTTTGTGGGCGGCCGAAGAACTCATGGAGAGGGCGCGACAGCGCGGCGCCCGCATCGACCTCACCGTTTTCAACGACGGTCCGCTCGATAGCGTGAGTGGGCCCGGGGCGTTCCAACCAGCGGTTCCCGACGAGTGGCTGCTCAACGTGCCCGCCAGTGTGATCGAGTCCCGCCTCGGATCTTTCAACAGCTGGCGCGGCGCGGAGGATGCGTTCCCGTCGCGCCGAACGGTGGGAGAGTTCCTTGTCGCTTCGTGGCGCGCGCTGTTCGAGAATGTCCCATACGGTTGCAGCGCCGAGTTCCGCGAGTTCGCGGTCACCGAGCTCGTTCCCGACGGCGGCGGCTTCGAGGTAGGGGGCACGCTTTTCCACGAGGTGCTGCTCTGCACCGGCCACGCCCAACCGAGCCCGGTCCAAGGGGCGATCGCCGCGTATCCCCACACCAACCTGGACTCCATCTCCAGAGATGACGTAGCTCTGGTGCGCGGCGCGGCTTTGACGTTCATCGACGTCACCCGCTACGCACAGGCAAAGACCTTCTACCCGGTGACCCGTTCGGGACGGTTAATGGAAGTCAAGGCGTTCCCCACCGACGAGTCAGTGTTGGCGCCCGCTTTTCGACGTTTGGGCGACGCAATCCTCCAAAGCGGCTCGTACGGGGAATTTGTTGGTGCGCTCACCGAGGCCGCGCAAGCGGTACTCGAGGCGCAGTGCGGAGACGGTGACGTTACTGCGGTGATCAACGGTGATGATTTCACCGGTGACGCGGCGGAGGAACTGCGGGTTTCGCTGGCGGCCGCGGAGGGGCGGCGACCGTGGACGGCGGCGCTCGCCGTCGGCTACGCCTTCCGCGCTCTGTACCCGCAGATCGTCGAGCGTGCCTCGTTCGGCGGCCGCGACACGCTGGGCGGCGAGCGCTTCTATGGGCTCACACGCACCCTCGAGCGCGTGGCGTTCGGGCCGCCCCCGGAGACGGCGCGCGGGCTCGTGGCTGCGATTGACTCCGGCCGGGTCCGCACTGACGTGCTGGGCCGGGGCGGTGAGGATCTCGCCGCGCTCGCGCGGGAGGTCGGCGCCACCGTCATCGTCGATTCCGTCACCGCCTCGCCTGGCGTGGTGAAAGGGACGCTCGTGGGCAACCTCGTCGCCGCTGGCTTGGCTCAGACCTATGACGGGTCCGCGCTGATGGTTGGCCGCGACGGGACTGTCGTCGGCCAGGAACACCTCGCCGCGGCGGGCCGGATGAACGAGGGCTGGATCCTCGGCCACGACACGCTGCGCCGCGATGATCACGAGGTCATTCCAGCGTGGGCCGCCCGTGTGTCGGCCGCCGCGATGGGGCAGCCGGAGCGAGTCCACGGCGCGCCGCCGCTTACTGCACGCACGGAAAAGTGGGCCGAGGAACTGCTCGCCGACCCGGAGGCGTGCCAGCGTCTGCTGGACAACTACTCCAGCCCCGTCAATGTTCTGGACCCGGGGCCGATGGAGTCCAACATCGACGAACTAGTCTCCGCGGGCGCTAGCCGCGGGGTGGAGGTCAAGGTGTTCTTCGCCCGCAAGGCGAACAAGGGTCTCGTCTTCGTGGACACGGTCCGCGACGCGGGCCACGGCGTGGATGTCGCCAGCTTCGACGAGCTGCGCCAGGTGATCGGCCGGGGTGTGCCGGGCGAACGGATCATCGTTTCGGCTGCCATCAAGACCGACGAGCTGTTGCGTCTGGCCATCGACAATGGCGTCGTCATCTCCGCCGACAACCGCGACGAGTACGACCGGATTGCAGCCCTGGCCGGGGACAAGATCGCTTTAGTCGCACCGCGGCTTGCCCCGGATCCCGACACGATGCCGCCGACCCGCTTTGGCGAACGCCTCGATGACTGGGCCGCCCACCTGGCGGAACCTCGAGGCAACGTCCGCGTCGTGGGTGTGCACGCCCACCTGCACGGCTACGCGGCCGCCGACCGTTCGGCGGCATTGCGCGAGTGCATGGAACTCACCGACGTGCTCCGCAGCGCGGGCCACGCCCCCGAGTTCATCGACATCGGCGGCGGTGTCCCGATGAGCTACCTCGATGACGCGGAACAGTGGGCCGCCTACCAGGCGGCCATCCAAACCCAGCGCGCAGGCTACGCTGCGCCGTTCACGTGGAAGTCCGACCCGCTGACCACCACTTACCCCTATCACCAGAGGCCAACACGCGGGGAATGGCTTGAACAAGTGCTCTCCGGCGGCGTCGCAGAGGCTCTGATTGAGCGGGGCATGCGCCTGCACCTCGAGCCGGGCCGCTCGCTTCTCGACGGCTGCGGGATCATCCTCGCCCAGGTCGCCTTCGTGAAAACGCGTAGCGACGGCCTGCCTCTGGTCGGCCTGCACATGAACCGCACCCAGTGCCGCACGACTTCCGACGACTACCTCGTCGACCCGATCTTGGTGAAGCGCACCCCGCCGGGTGCGGAGGTCGAGGCGTACCTCGTCGGCGCGTACTGCATCGAGGACGAGGTGATTCTGCGCCGCCGTATCCGTTTCCCGCAGGGCGTGTCCGCCGGAGACATCATCGCCATCCCGAACACGGCTGGTTACTTTATGCACATTCTCGAGTCAGCCTCGCACCAGATCCCGCTGGCGAAGAACGTGACGTGGCCGTCGGGGGAGCTGGACGCCATCGACGTCCGCTAG
- a CDS encoding IclR family transcriptional regulator, producing MRDGRIHRVRQYSEDSGIKVLDRAIAIVRSVATGDKTLAMLSEDTGLPRATTHRIASALEVHRVLTRTSTGEWTIGAALASFSSKASPRLLAAAEPVMRDLVSATGESVQLYVLTGDTRTCIAAEEPPSGLTYTVPVGSKLPLTAGSAARVFAAFSRIDAPSNASFTASDLTHVRSTHLAESVAEREVGLASVSAPVLDADGTLLAVLSISGPVERMRPSPAELWGAELTAAVARFND from the coding sequence ATGCGGGATGGTAGAATCCATCGTGTGAGACAGTATAGCGAAGACTCCGGCATTAAGGTGCTCGACCGCGCGATCGCGATTGTGCGGTCCGTCGCCACAGGCGACAAAACACTGGCTATGTTGAGCGAGGATACCGGCCTGCCCAGGGCGACGACCCACCGTATCGCTTCCGCACTCGAGGTGCACAGAGTTCTCACCCGGACATCCACTGGTGAGTGGACGATCGGCGCAGCGCTGGCGAGCTTCTCCTCCAAAGCGTCCCCGCGCCTGCTCGCCGCAGCCGAACCGGTCATGCGCGACCTTGTCTCCGCCACCGGCGAATCGGTTCAGCTGTACGTGCTCACCGGCGACACCCGCACGTGTATCGCCGCGGAGGAGCCCCCGAGCGGGCTGACCTACACCGTGCCAGTCGGGTCCAAGCTCCCTCTCACTGCCGGCTCGGCGGCCCGCGTCTTCGCGGCGTTTTCGCGTATCGACGCCCCCTCCAACGCATCCTTCACCGCCAGCGACCTCACCCACGTTCGTTCCACCCACCTGGCGGAATCCGTCGCCGAGCGCGAGGTCGGCCTCGCGAGCGTCTCCGCCCCGGTGCTGGACGCAGACGGGACCTTGCTGGCGGTCCTGTCCATCTCCGGCCCGGTGGAGCGCATGCGCCCCAGCCCCGCCGAGTTGTGGGGCGCGGAGCTCACGGCCGCTGTGGCCCGGTTCAACGACTAG